From a single Nymphaea colorata isolate Beijing-Zhang1983 unplaced genomic scaffold, ASM883128v2 scaffold0559, whole genome shotgun sequence genomic region:
- the LOC116245171 gene encoding uncharacterized protein LOC116245171 yields the protein MVKSHPAVIAIGQNKGHAITKFKAAGKQSKSARPSARKGKLGKRVKLIRQVIGEVGGVSTYEKRVIEFLKAGSVKDTKRALKLSKKALGTHRRAKLKRESLMNLLRAQQAKAKK from the coding sequence ATGGTCAAATCGCATCCCGCGGTGATTGCCATCGGCCAAAACAAGGGCCACGCCATCACAAAGTTCAAGGCTGCCGGCAAGCAGTCCAAGAGCGCACGTCCCTCCGCCAGGAAGGGCAAGCTCGGCAAGAGAGTCAAGCTCATTAGACAGGTCATCGGCGAGGTCGGCGGCGTCTCCACCTACGAGAAGAGAGTCATCGAGTTCCTCAAGGCCGGCAGCGTCAAGGACACCAAACGCGCCTTGAAGCTCTCCAAGAAAGCCTTGGGCACCCACAGAAGAGCTAAGCTAAAAAGAGAGTCACTCATGAACCTCCTCAGAGCCCAGCAAGCCAAGGCCAAGAAATGA